The DNA region ACCAAAATTTCCGCAAAAGATTGCAGTAGTGACTTCGCCAAGTGGTGCAGTCATTCGAGATATTATGACAACGGTCCAAAGGCGTTACCCAATCGCTCAGATCTTTCTATATCCAGCGGTCGTTCAAGGAAAAGGTGCTGTACCCAGTATTATTAAACAACTTCAAAAAGTTGCTATACAAGACTATGATGTCCTAATTATTGGCCGAGGTGGCGGTTCGATTGAAGACCTATGGGCATTTAATGATGAACAACTAGCACGTGAGCTAATTAAAATGCCAATGCCCATCATTAGTTCAGTGGGTCATGAAACTGATACAACGATTACTGACTTTGTTGCTGATCAACGCGCGGCGACACCGACCGCAGCGGCAGAATTAGCTACGCCAATGCAACTCATTGATGTTTGGCAAACTAATGTTGATTTGCAAGGCCGTCTAACGACTTTAATGGCGCATCGCTTACAACAAATGGATGAGCGATTAAAACGTGTTCAAAGTAGTGTTGTATTAACAAGCCCTGCACGTTTATATGAAGGTGTTAGTCAAAGATTAGATATTGCAAAACATCAGTTAGAACAAAATTTTCAGCAAATTTTAAGTCTTAAACAGCATCAGTTAGCACTAACAAATCAACGCTTGATACCTAGTGCAACGCAAAAATTAGTTCAAAATCGACAAAAATTTGGTCAATTGGTTAATGCATTAAACTTAGTCAGTCCGTTAGCGGTCTTGGCACGTGGGTATAGTGTGGTAACACAAGATGAACAGGTTGTTCGAACGGTTGATGCACTTGAGATAGATACGCAAATTAAGATTCGGGTAGCTGATGGGGATGTGAGCGCGGTTGTGACAGAAAAGAGAAAAAATAATGAGCAATAAAAGTTTTGAAGAGAATTTAGCTGAGTTAGAACAAATTGTAAGTCGTCTTGAAAAGGGCGAGGTGCCATTAGAAGAAGCGATGACTGAGTTTGAGCGGGGAACAAAGCTTTCAAAAGAACTTGCGGCAACACTGCAAAAAGCTGAAAAGAACCTTACCAAAATTGTTAATGATGACGGAACAGTTGCTGATTTTAAAGCTGAGGACTAGTTGTGGATTTTAAAAATTTTTCAAATAAGTATCACCCTTTGATTGAAATGACCTTAGAGCATGAGTTATTGAAAGATGTTGTGGCTGGCGATTTACAACGAGCAATGAGCTATGCAGTATTAGCAGGTGGCAAACGCTTACGCCCATTGTTAACATTGGCTGTTAGCCAGACATTTGGCGTGGCACCGGAAAAGATAGTCAAAGCGGCAAGTGCGGTTGAGTTAATGCATACCTACAGCTTGATTCATGATGATTTACCTGCAATGGACGATGATCAGACAAGACGTGGGCAACCGACAACACACATTGCATTTGGTGAGGCGATTGCTATTTTGGCTGGTGATGCTTTACAACCATTGGCATTTCAGTGGTTAATTGATCCTAATTTGCGACCAGATCAGCAGGCGGATTTAGTCATGAGCTTGGCAAAAGCCTCTGGCGGTCAAGGTATGGTTGCTGGTCAAATAGCGGATATGGCGGCAACCAATGGTGACACATTATTATTAGCTGATTTGGAGCAGTTACATCTTAAAAAGACGGGAGCGCTTTTAGCTTATTCGATGGTTGCGGGAGGCGTCATGGCTGATGTATCAAGTCGTACGCAAGAACAATTGGTTCATTTTGGACAAGCATTTGGGTTAGCTTTTCAAATTAAAGATGATTTACAAGATGGCTACCAGGATGACGATGAGAATAAGCAATCTTATCTGCAGCTCTTAGGTGCAGCAGGCGCAAAGAAGTATCTAACGAAACATGTTCAATTAGCAAAAGCTGCTTTGGCAGATTTGACAGATGAAACAGGGATTGATGTTAGTTTATTGATGTCAAGTTTGGCATATTTTGATGATATGGTGGAAAAATAGTGATGGCAGGAATTGAAAAAGAGCGAGTGGATGTTTTGGCAGTGCAACAGGGCTTGTTTACTTCGCGAGAGCAGGCAAAGCGAGCAGTTATGGCAGGTGAAATATTAGGTGAAAATGAGCAGAGAATGGATAAAGCCGGCGAAAAAATTGCTGTGACAACCGAACTCCATTTGAAAGGTGCCCCAATGCCATATGTCTCACGTGGTGGGTTTAAGTTAGAAAAAATGTTGACTGTTTTTGAGATCGACGTTTCAGATAAAACGGTATTAGATATTGGTTCGTCAACAGGTGGGTTTACTGACGTAGCCTTACAAAATGGGGCTAAGAAAGTTTATGCGCTGGACGTCGGAACAAATCAATTAGTGTGGAAGTTACGTTCAGATGAACGTGTGATTGTTATGGAAAACACTAATTTTCGCTATGCAAAACAGGCAGATTTTAAAGATGGTCAACCGGAAGTGGCCACAATTGATGTCTCATTTATTTCATTACGTTTGATTTTAGAGCCATTATCAAACATTTTAGTTGAAGGTGGTTCGGTGGCAACGTTGATCAAACCACAATTTGAAGCAGGCCGTGAAGCGGTTGGCAAACATGGTATTGTTAAGGATGCAGCAACACACTTAGCAGTGATTAATCAGGTTGCTGACTTCGCACAGTTAGCAGGATTTAGTATTGTTGGATTGGATTTTTCGCCAATTAAAGGTGGTTCAGGAAATATCGAATTTATTGCGCATTTGGTATTAGATGGGGGCATGAAAACCATTGATGCTAGAACTAGGGAACAAGTTGTTGAGGCAGCACATATGCAGTTAAATGCACATCAAGGGGAAGAAAATGGCAAGAAATAAAACTGAACGACAAGCGGATATTAAGCAAATTATCAATGAAGTTCAAGTACAAACGCAAGAGGAACTCGTTGAATTACTCAATGCCCGTGGTTGGGATGTCACACAAGCGACCGTTTCAAGAGATATTGCAAGTATGCAATTAGTCAAGGTACCATTGGACGCTGGTGGTTTTGCTTATGGTCTCATGAATGGCGCTGACTATCTATCGCAAATTGGAGCGATTATGGTTGAAAAAAGTACAACCTTGCGCGTTCAAGCTAATATGGTCATGATTCGAGTCGTACCAGGAACTGGGCCGGCGATAAAGACAGCCATTGAAGAAGTCAATTTTCCTGAAGTCTTTGGTATCATTGGTGATGACGCTGGGGTGCTAATCATTACAACCGAGAAAACAACTGGGGCTGAATTTGCAAAAAAATTACGTCAATTAAAATAATTCAGAGGTGAGCGCATGCTACAAGAACTATCGATTAGAGATTTTGCGATTATATCACAATTGGAGTTGAGCTTTGAGCAAGGAATGACGGTCTTAACTGGTGAAACCGGCGCAGGTAAATCGATTATTATTGACGCGGTGAGTTTGTTAGTTGGGGGACGTAGTTCTTCAGATTTTATTCGAGAAGGTGCGAAAAAAGCTGTTTTACAAGGTGTTTTCGCATTTGATTCATCACCAGAATTAGAGCAAACGTTGTTATGTTATGGGATCGAATTAACTGATATGCAATTGGTTATCAGTCGTGAAATTCATTTAAATGGGCGAAATGTCATTCGAATTAACGGTACATTGATTACAGCAACCATTCTACGTGAGATTGGTCAGCATTTAGTGGATATTCAAGGGCAAAATGAGCATCAGGAGTTAATGCGTGTTGAACGTCATGGGGAACTACTTGATCAATACGCAGCCAAGGTCATTTTGCCTTTAAGAGCTAAGTATGGTGCGGCATATCAAGAATATCAGCAATTGCAAAAAACACTCAATAAACGTCAAGCTAATGAACAGGCTTTCGCCCAACGATTAGATATGTTGACGTACCAAGTTAATGAATTACAAGATGCGCAACTTATTAGTGGGGAAGAAGAAACTTTAACGGCAGAATTTCAAGAGCTTTCGAATTTTCAAGATGTTTTAGAAGCGCTTTCGACAGCCCATGAAGCTTTAGCTGGTGAGTGGGATGGCAATGGCTTGGACGTTGTTTCAAAAGCGATGTCTGCTTTAGAAACCATTGAGGAACTTAGTGGCCGGTATCAAACCCTAGCTCAGAATGTTCGAGATGCCTATTTTGAGTTACAAGAAGCCTCTTCGGACATTCTGTCAGTTCGAGACAGCATGACTTTTGATGCTGAACGCCTGCAAGAAGTTACCGATCGATTGAATTTAATTCGAACGCTTGAAAATAAGTATGGTGCAACGATTGAAGATGTGTTAGCTTATCAAAACAAGATTGAAAATGAATTGACAGCAATGGGTGGCGATACCGTGGATCTAGAGACGTTGTCAACACAGGTGGCGTTACTTAAGACAAAAGCGCAGACATTAGCAGATGAATTGACTAAAAAGCGGCAAGCTGCCGCCGATGAACTGGCAATTGTTATTCATGAACAATTACGTGATCTTTATATGGAGAAAGCTGTTTTCTCGGTGAAGTTTCAATTACAACCAGCGCTGGTAAGTAGTGGTCAAGAAAGTATTGAATTTTATATTCAAACGAATCCTGGTGAAACAGCAAAACCATTGGCTAAAATAGCGTCTGGTGGTGAATTAAGTCGGATGATGTTAGCTTTAAAAACGATTTTTGCTAGAAATCAAGGGATCACATCAATTATATTTGATGAAGTTGATACAGGCGTATCTGGACGGGTTGCACAAGCGATGGCCAATAAAATTGCGACAATTGCTGAACAATCTCAAGTACTGACAATCACACATTTACCTCAAGTTGCAGCAGTAGCAAATCAACATTGGTTAATTGAAAAACATGTGACTGATGGTCGCACAATGACGACCGTTGTACCCTTGAATAATGAGCAGCGCGTTGAAGAATTAGCGCGTATGTTGTCAGGCGACAATCTCACTCAAGCTGCACGTCAGAATGCACGGGATTTACTTTCAGCGCAAAAGCATGAAATGTGAGTTGAATTTACCGCTAAAAACAGGTATGATTAATACCATTATTAAGATTAATAAAGCTAAAGGAGTGCACGTCCATGAAACGTGGTGTTTTAATTGTGCTGTCCGGCCCTTCTGGGGTAGGGAAAGGGACTGTGCGCAAAGCGTTATTTGAAGAACCAGACATTGATTTTACGTATTCAATATCAATGACAACACGTTCGCCACGTAGCGGGGAAATTGATGGAGAAGATTATTTTTTTGTGAGTCGAGAAATATTTGAGCAAAATATTCAAGATGATAATATGCTTGAATATGCCGAATATGTTGGTAATTATTATGGCACACCAAAAAGTTTTATTGATCAAACTTTGGCATCAGGCCATGATGTTTTTTTAGAAATCGATGTGCAAGGTGCGTTACAAGTTAAGGAAAAGATGCCTGAAGGGGCATATATTTTCTTAACACCGCCTGATCTTGAGGCGTTAAAGGCACGTTTGGTCGGCCGTGGGACCGATGCACCAGACGTGATTGAACGACGGGTTGGTGCTGCAACATCTGAAATCAGAATGATGGCGAATTATGATTATGCCGTTGTTAATGACGAAGTGGCATTAGCCGTCCGACGAATTAAAGATATCGTTAAAGTTGAACGGTTGCGCGTTAATCGCGTATTACCTGAATATATTGAAATGATAGAGGAGTTAGAAAAATGATTTTATATCCATCTGTAGACAAACTACTCGAAAAAGTAAACTCACGGTATAAGTTGATCGCATTAGGTGCAAAGCGCGCCCATGAATTGGAAAAGGGTAGCTTACCAACGTTAGCTAAGTTTGACTCAGTCAAGCCAATCGGACAAGCATTTGAAGAAATCGAAGCTGGTAATGTCATTGTTGATCCAAATGAACGTGAATTTGATTAATTTGTGAAATGATAGAGACGGGCTAAAACCTGTCTTTTTTAGTTGCTGGATAAATTAAGCTCCTGTAATTGGTCGAAAAGTGAAGGGATGAACATGGAAATTACAATCTTAGTTGCAGCACATCGGGCATACCCAATGCCAGAAGATAAGATTTATCAACCGATTGAGGTTGGTGCTGATTTACACGAGTCACACATACCGCGGTTTACTCTAGATAATACGGGTGAAAATATCTCAGCCGTTAATTCATTTTATAATGAATTAACGGCAACGTATTGGGCAAAACATAACTTACAATCTCAAGATGTGATTGGTTTGGCACATTATCGTCGTTTTTTAGGGCGCCGAATGGGACATCGTTATCGCGATTTGCTGACTGATAACGACATAACAAAAGCTTTGTCACAAGTCGATGTTTTGCTGCCAAGGCAGCGTAATTATGTGATTGAGACGCAAGAACAACATTATTTAAAT from Weissella diestrammenae includes:
- the xseA gene encoding exodeoxyribonuclease VII large subunit, with translation MADYLTVTALTKYLKRKFTADPYLQQVYLTGEVSNFRRRPRHQYFSLKDDNAVINVTLFQGVFNQLPFELTDGMQVNIIGHLDLYAPSGNYSILVDKIMPDGVGALALQFEQLKNKLQTEGVFNQLQRPIPKFPQKIAVVTSPSGAVIRDIMTTVQRRYPIAQIFLYPAVVQGKGAVPSIIKQLQKVAIQDYDVLIIGRGGGSIEDLWAFNDEQLARELIKMPMPIISSVGHETDTTITDFVADQRAATPTAAAELATPMQLIDVWQTNVDLQGRLTTLMAHRLQQMDERLKRVQSSVVLTSPARLYEGVSQRLDIAKHQLEQNFQQILSLKQHQLALTNQRLIPSATQKLVQNRQKFGQLVNALNLVSPLAVLARGYSVVTQDEQVVRTVDALEIDTQIKIRVADGDVSAVVTEKRKNNEQ
- a CDS encoding exodeoxyribonuclease VII small subunit, whose protein sequence is MSNKSFEENLAELEQIVSRLEKGEVPLEEAMTEFERGTKLSKELAATLQKAEKNLTKIVNDDGTVADFKAED
- a CDS encoding polyprenyl synthetase family protein, translating into MDFKNFSNKYHPLIEMTLEHELLKDVVAGDLQRAMSYAVLAGGKRLRPLLTLAVSQTFGVAPEKIVKAASAVELMHTYSLIHDDLPAMDDDQTRRGQPTTHIAFGEAIAILAGDALQPLAFQWLIDPNLRPDQQADLVMSLAKASGGQGMVAGQIADMAATNGDTLLLADLEQLHLKKTGALLAYSMVAGGVMADVSSRTQEQLVHFGQAFGLAFQIKDDLQDGYQDDDENKQSYLQLLGAAGAKKYLTKHVQLAKAALADLTDETGIDVSLLMSSLAYFDDMVEK
- a CDS encoding TlyA family RNA methyltransferase, producing the protein MAGIEKERVDVLAVQQGLFTSREQAKRAVMAGEILGENEQRMDKAGEKIAVTTELHLKGAPMPYVSRGGFKLEKMLTVFEIDVSDKTVLDIGSSTGGFTDVALQNGAKKVYALDVGTNQLVWKLRSDERVIVMENTNFRYAKQADFKDGQPEVATIDVSFISLRLILEPLSNILVEGGSVATLIKPQFEAGREAVGKHGIVKDAATHLAVINQVADFAQLAGFSIVGLDFSPIKGGSGNIEFIAHLVLDGGMKTIDARTREQVVEAAHMQLNAHQGEENGKK
- a CDS encoding arginine repressor translates to MARNKTERQADIKQIINEVQVQTQEELVELLNARGWDVTQATVSRDIASMQLVKVPLDAGGFAYGLMNGADYLSQIGAIMVEKSTTLRVQANMVMIRVVPGTGPAIKTAIEEVNFPEVFGIIGDDAGVLIITTEKTTGAEFAKKLRQLK
- the recN gene encoding DNA repair protein RecN: MLQELSIRDFAIISQLELSFEQGMTVLTGETGAGKSIIIDAVSLLVGGRSSSDFIREGAKKAVLQGVFAFDSSPELEQTLLCYGIELTDMQLVISREIHLNGRNVIRINGTLITATILREIGQHLVDIQGQNEHQELMRVERHGELLDQYAAKVILPLRAKYGAAYQEYQQLQKTLNKRQANEQAFAQRLDMLTYQVNELQDAQLISGEEETLTAEFQELSNFQDVLEALSTAHEALAGEWDGNGLDVVSKAMSALETIEELSGRYQTLAQNVRDAYFELQEASSDILSVRDSMTFDAERLQEVTDRLNLIRTLENKYGATIEDVLAYQNKIENELTAMGGDTVDLETLSTQVALLKTKAQTLADELTKKRQAAADELAIVIHEQLRDLYMEKAVFSVKFQLQPALVSSGQESIEFYIQTNPGETAKPLAKIASGGELSRMMLALKTIFARNQGITSIIFDEVDTGVSGRVAQAMANKIATIAEQSQVLTITHLPQVAAVANQHWLIEKHVTDGRTMTTVVPLNNEQRVEELARMLSGDNLTQAARQNARDLLSAQKHEM
- the gmk gene encoding guanylate kinase, which encodes MKRGVLIVLSGPSGVGKGTVRKALFEEPDIDFTYSISMTTRSPRSGEIDGEDYFFVSREIFEQNIQDDNMLEYAEYVGNYYGTPKSFIDQTLASGHDVFLEIDVQGALQVKEKMPEGAYIFLTPPDLEALKARLVGRGTDAPDVIERRVGAATSEIRMMANYDYAVVNDEVALAVRRIKDIVKVERLRVNRVLPEYIEMIEELEK
- the rpoZ gene encoding DNA-directed RNA polymerase subunit omega yields the protein MILYPSVDKLLEKVNSRYKLIALGAKRAHELEKGSLPTLAKFDSVKPIGQAFEEIEAGNVIVDPNEREFD